A part of Helicobacter fennelliae genomic DNA contains:
- a CDS encoding asparaginase, with product MSVNICILTMGGTISGTSQENSTTNYHIGNLCIQSLLDKIPLHTKPQIHIAKIQAIANIDSIDVSYENLIQLAQEAQQNLDSSNIDGVVITHGSDTLEESAFFLNLVIKSSKPIVLVAAMRPSDSVSADGLQNLYNALCLCADTSSRDRGVMVVMNDKIFGARDMTKTQTLNLDAFAAPNSGIFGSIIDGVPYFRAASTMPHTTQTPLMIWHLQPQPCVEIVYATNAPYFEAVLQALIESGIRGIVIAGGGAGNIPKAQRQILKDKILAYKLIVVRSSRVCSGLVLPDSIDEECATIASYDFNPQKSRILLSLVLGYTNNKQEIAKIFASF from the coding sequence TTGAGCGTTAATATTTGCATTTTGACAATGGGCGGGACAATCAGTGGCACTTCGCAAGAAAATAGCACGACAAATTATCACATCGGAAATCTTTGTATCCAATCTTTACTTGATAAGATTCCATTGCATACAAAACCCCAAATCCACATCGCAAAAATACAAGCCATAGCCAATATAGACAGCATTGATGTGAGTTATGAGAATCTCATACAATTAGCCCAAGAAGCCCAGCAGAATCTAGATTCAAGTAACATTGATGGCGTGGTGATTACACATGGAAGTGATACGCTTGAAGAGAGTGCGTTTTTTCTTAATCTCGTCATAAAAAGCTCTAAACCTATCGTGCTTGTCGCTGCTATGCGTCCTTCGGATTCTGTAAGTGCTGATGGATTGCAAAATCTCTATAATGCTCTTTGCCTGTGTGCTGATACAAGCTCGCGTGATAGAGGCGTTATGGTGGTGATGAATGACAAAATCTTTGGGGCTAGAGATATGACTAAAACCCAAACGCTTAATCTTGATGCCTTTGCTGCGCCAAATTCTGGAATCTTTGGAAGTATCATTGATGGCGTGCCTTATTTTCGAGCTGCAAGCACAATGCCACACACTACGCAAACGCCACTTATGATTTGGCATTTGCAGCCACAACCTTGCGTGGAGATTGTGTATGCTACAAATGCGCCATATTTTGAGGCGGTTTTGCAGGCTTTGATTGAAAGTGGCATAAGGGGCATCGTAATCGCAGGAGGCGGTGCAGGAAATATCCCAAAAGCACAGAGGCAGATTCTAAAAGATAAGATTTTGGCATATAAGCTTATTGTGGTTCGAAGTTCGCGGGTTTGCAGTGGGCTTGTTCTACCAGATAGTATTGATGAGGAATGTGCGACTATCGCCTCATATGACTTCAACCCCCAAAAAAGCAGAATCTTACTCTCGCTTGTTTTAGGATACACAAACAACAAGCAAGAAATTGCTAAGATTTTTGCTAGCTTTTAG
- a CDS encoding TIGR01212 family radical SAM protein (This family includes YhcC from E. coli K-12, an uncharacterized radical SAM protein.), whose translation MRQLLTIGRYFQSKFGQRVRKIPISLQGFTCPNIDGSLAKGGCIYCRNESFSPSFIKIEQYKPSITMNFSLKSNPILSNQLSQLEEQFYWHANFHKDKFEVKKYMMYFQSYTNTYAPLSTLKALYDKALGFENVVGMSIGTRIDCVSDEILDLLEGYVKDGKEIWLEYGIQSVFDKTLALINRAHSIQGAQELFAKTRQRGIKVCAHLMYGLPNETADMMLHSLDCVLRWGIDGIKIHPLYVVEQTQLARMYEAKKYEPIDLDSYVELIVESIQRIPPDVVIQRISSGAHHQSLIAPKWCFDKNIQMRILRERLLEIGVVY comes from the coding sequence ATGAGGCAACTTCTTACAATAGGTCGCTATTTTCAGTCTAAATTTGGGCAAAGAGTGCGTAAGATTCCCATTTCTTTGCAAGGCTTTACTTGTCCAAATATCGATGGAAGTTTGGCAAAGGGTGGGTGTATTTATTGTAGAAATGAGAGCTTTTCGCCAAGCTTTATAAAAATCGAGCAATACAAACCAAGCATTACGATGAATTTTTCACTCAAATCAAATCCAATCCTTAGTAATCAACTCTCGCAGCTTGAAGAGCAGTTTTATTGGCATGCAAACTTTCACAAAGACAAATTTGAAGTCAAAAAATATATGATGTATTTTCAATCCTATACCAACACTTACGCGCCGCTCTCAACCCTTAAAGCCCTGTATGACAAGGCTTTAGGCTTTGAGAATGTGGTTGGAATGAGTATAGGCACGCGGATAGATTGTGTGAGTGATGAGATTTTGGATTTGCTTGAAGGATATGTAAAAGATGGCAAAGAAATTTGGCTTGAATATGGAATCCAATCGGTTTTTGACAAAACATTAGCCCTCATTAATCGCGCACATAGCATTCAAGGCGCGCAAGAATTGTTTGCAAAAACGCGACAAAGAGGCATCAAAGTTTGCGCGCATTTGATGTATGGGCTACCAAATGAAACTGCTGATATGATGCTACATTCTCTTGATTGCGTGCTTAGGTGGGGGATTGATGGTATAAAAATCCACCCATTATATGTCGTTGAGCAAACCCAGCTTGCGCGCATGTATGAGGCGAAAAAATATGAACCTATTGATTTGGATTCTTATGTGGAGCTTATCGTAGAATCTATACAGAGGATTCCACCAGATGTAGTGATACAACGTATAAGCTCAGGCGCACATCATCAAAGCCTGATCGCGCCAAAATGGTGCTTTGATAAAAATATCCAAATGAGAATCTTGCGTGAGCGACTTTTGGAAATCGGGGTGGTGTATTGA
- the purF gene encoding amidophosphoribosyltransferase has translation MDLDISKWKEKCAVVGIYNAHNASVLAYYSLFAMQHRGQEASGIAVSDSEKIAVYKKNGLVTDVFTPEILAELEGYAAIGHNRYSTAGKESANECQPIFARYSLGAIAIAHNGNLTNADSIRDNLTKEGSIFQSHLDTEVLIHLIAKSHYPHLYERIRESICQIDGAYALVILSRTKMFAIRDPYGLRPLSLGKIENDDGTQGYVVASETSAFDLIGAQYIRDVEPGEMLIFEKTSINATTNATFKSYMFAMPKPKPCVFEFIYFARPDSVVFGSNVYEVRKNLGIQLAKEHKLKADMVIPVPDSGVAAAIGYSKESGISFELGLIRNHYVGRTFIEPTQQARELKVRLKLNPVENLIKDKDIIVIDDSVVRGTTSKQIIKILRNAGARNIYLLISSPPTISACYYGVDTPESSQLICANHSLDEVRDYIGADYLGFLSLEGLKKGVGKEEYCQACFDGKYIDGVYGTQ, from the coding sequence ATGGATTTAGATATTTCAAAATGGAAAGAAAAATGCGCAGTTGTGGGAATCTATAATGCACATAATGCTTCTGTGCTTGCGTATTATAGCTTATTTGCTATGCAGCATAGAGGGCAAGAAGCAAGCGGGATTGCAGTGAGTGATTCTGAAAAAATTGCAGTGTATAAAAAAAATGGTCTTGTTACAGATGTTTTTACTCCTGAGATTCTCGCAGAGCTTGAAGGATACGCGGCTATCGGGCATAATCGCTACTCCACAGCAGGAAAAGAGAGCGCAAATGAATGCCAGCCTATTTTTGCGCGCTATTCATTAGGTGCGATTGCCATAGCGCATAATGGAAATTTGACAAATGCAGATTCTATCCGCGATAATCTCACCAAAGAAGGTTCGATTTTTCAAAGTCATCTCGATACAGAGGTGCTTATCCATTTGATTGCCAAAAGCCATTATCCGCATTTATATGAGCGCATTAGAGAATCTATTTGTCAAATCGATGGCGCATACGCGCTTGTGATTTTATCGCGGACAAAAATGTTTGCAATCCGCGATCCTTATGGGCTTCGTCCATTGAGTTTAGGCAAAATAGAAAATGATGATGGCACGCAAGGCTATGTTGTCGCGAGTGAGACAAGCGCGTTTGATCTCATAGGAGCGCAATATATCCGCGATGTGGAGCCGGGTGAAATGCTTATTTTTGAAAAAACCTCTATTAATGCAACCACAAATGCGACATTTAAATCTTATATGTTTGCTATGCCAAAGCCAAAGCCTTGCGTGTTTGAGTTTATTTATTTTGCGCGTCCTGATAGTGTGGTATTTGGCTCAAATGTCTATGAAGTGCGCAAAAATCTTGGCATACAATTAGCCAAAGAGCATAAGCTCAAAGCAGATATGGTGATTCCTGTGCCAGATTCTGGTGTGGCAGCTGCGATTGGGTATTCAAAAGAGAGTGGCATTAGCTTTGAGCTAGGGCTTATACGAAACCATTATGTCGGGCGGACATTTATCGAGCCTACACAGCAAGCACGAGAGCTCAAAGTAAGGCTAAAGCTTAATCCTGTTGAGAATCTGATTAAAGATAAGGATATTATTGTGATTGATGATTCTGTAGTTCGTGGCACAACAAGCAAGCAGATTATCAAAATCTTACGCAATGCGGGCGCGCGAAATATTTATCTGCTTATCTCATCGCCACCGACAATCTCGGCGTGTTATTATGGCGTGGATACACCAGAATCTAGCCAGCTTATTTGCGCTAATCATTCTTTAGATGAAGTGAGGGATTATATCGGAGCTGATTATTTGGGGTTTTTATCGCTTGAAGGACTCAAAAAAGGAGTAGGCAAGGAAGAGTATTGTCAAGCCTGCTTTGATGGCAAATACATCGATGGAGTATATGGCACTCAATGA